In Synergistaceae bacterium, the following proteins share a genomic window:
- a CDS encoding aminopeptidase P family protein gives MRFDIIHGRVEKLRVLMREREMDAFVLLVLEHQNTESCHYISGFRGSSAALIIDGVGERLVTDGRYQTQAALQSPFALTIQTGRPLVEFIAKVVSENGYKSVGFEGEKLSYNIVEGVLKKVSTNWEDASIFIPVLRRAKDVFEVEAIKKASLIARQAYDKMLTQARVGMTEVEFGSHLLHEIKIAGAETGWAHDSFIVASGERGAMCHGRATQRAFGVGDTVTLDYGAMVDGYMCDITRNFAVEKAQKQAIKIDQILVKAHRDAASVLRPGVSGKEVDAVARKVIDDAGYGKNFIHGLGHGLGLEVHETPRLSPFSKDVLKPGDVVTIEPGIYIEGWGGLRVEDDYLITETGAECLTQSDDQHLKIAANSKK, from the coding sequence ATGCGGTTTGACATCATTCATGGTCGAGTGGAGAAACTCCGGGTTTTAATGCGAGAAAGAGAAATGGACGCGTTTGTTTTGCTTGTTCTCGAACATCAGAATACCGAAAGCTGTCATTATATTTCGGGCTTTCGGGGCAGTAGCGCCGCGTTGATCATTGACGGCGTTGGTGAGAGGTTGGTCACAGATGGACGCTATCAAACTCAAGCGGCTCTTCAGTCTCCTTTCGCTTTGACCATTCAAACGGGACGTCCTCTGGTGGAGTTTATTGCCAAGGTGGTCTCCGAAAACGGCTACAAATCCGTGGGGTTCGAGGGAGAAAAACTCTCCTACAATATCGTGGAGGGGGTTTTGAAAAAGGTTTCGACGAACTGGGAAGACGCGTCGATTTTCATTCCCGTTCTGCGACGCGCCAAAGACGTTTTTGAGGTAGAGGCTATCAAAAAAGCCAGCCTCATTGCCCGTCAAGCTTATGACAAGATGTTGACTCAGGCGCGTGTCGGTATGACAGAGGTGGAGTTTGGAAGCCACCTGCTTCACGAAATAAAAATAGCAGGAGCGGAAACAGGGTGGGCGCATGACAGTTTTATCGTGGCATCAGGTGAACGCGGAGCTATGTGTCATGGCCGCGCGACCCAAAGAGCTTTTGGGGTGGGGGATACTGTAACCCTCGACTATGGCGCTATGGTGGATGGCTACATGTGCGATATTACGCGCAACTTTGCCGTTGAGAAAGCTCAAAAGCAGGCGATCAAGATCGATCAAATCCTGGTGAAAGCCCATCGCGACGCGGCAAGTGTCCTCCGTCCAGGAGTCTCTGGCAAGGAAGTAGATGCCGTCGCGCGTAAGGTCATTGATGACGCTGGCTATGGGAAAAACTTCATTCACGGGCTCGGACATGGCCTGGGCCTTGAAGTTCATGAAACGCCGCGTTTGTCGCCGTTCTCGAAAGACGTCCTGAAACCGGGAGACGTGGTCACGATAGAACCGGGAATCTACATCGAAGGTTGGGGTGGTTTGCGTGTCGAGGACGATTATCTCATCACCGAAACCGGGGCGGAATGTCTTACACAATCCGACGATCAACATTTAAAAATAGCCGCGAACTCTAAAAAATAA
- a CDS encoding GNAT family N-acetyltransferase has product MLLTDIRFCTKNDLTQVLEIDRTSPYPWPERLVKQDLLVGDARFSYLGAFAPAVNDKLLGYAVWGDDKGKALLMNLVVLPEYQRRGIGAQLVVAVAECGINLGFSTLILRARASNFAALSLYYGLGFKIDETQNNFYSNGDVAQHMSVKLPLKF; this is encoded by the coding sequence GTGCTTCTGACGGATATCCGTTTTTGCACGAAAAACGATCTAACACAAGTTTTGGAAATTGACCGAACTTCTCCTTATCCTTGGCCGGAGCGTCTTGTCAAACAAGATCTTCTTGTGGGAGACGCTCGATTCTCCTACTTGGGGGCTTTCGCTCCGGCTGTAAATGATAAATTGTTGGGATACGCCGTTTGGGGTGATGATAAAGGAAAAGCCTTGCTGATGAATCTGGTGGTTTTGCCAGAGTACCAGCGACGTGGTATTGGCGCTCAATTGGTGGTCGCTGTGGCCGAGTGCGGGATCAATTTGGGTTTTTCAACGCTTATACTGAGGGCGCGCGCTTCCAATTTTGCGGCATTATCGCTTTATTATGGTTTGGGGTTCAAAATTGACGAAACCCAAAACAACTTTTATAGCAACGGCGATGTCGCCCAACACATGAGTGTGAAATTGCCTCTTAAATTCTGA
- a CDS encoding adenylosuccinate synthase, with protein MKGKVDILIGAQWGDEGKGKVVDVMGGDVDVFVRYQGGANAGHTVIVDGKKIVFHLLPSGMLYPGKLCVIGNGVVFEPQQFLKELDELREQRQDRARLVVSSRAHVVMPYHKILDKAQETFRGKGHKIGTTGRGIGPCYVDKYARSGLRVEDLLDKDHLREKLTLILEEKNRILTKLYNENPLPLNETFTPALEWGKALAPYVGDATSLLQESVRKGKHVLLEGAQATLLDIDHGTYPYVTSSSTSAAGGLTGTGLPVSCIDRVVAVVKAYTTRVGEGPMPTEDKGEVGESLRAKGGEFGATTGRPRRCGWLDLVGVRYSMLLNGVDAIALTKLDVLTGLDEIKICTAYDLNGTRTDAFNGSAHVLEECRPVFETLPSWSEDISECVTFEALPEAARNYVLYIEERVGVPIKLIGVGPDRNQTIDRGL; from the coding sequence AGCCCAATGGGGAGACGAAGGCAAGGGGAAAGTCGTAGACGTAATGGGAGGAGACGTAGATGTCTTCGTCCGATATCAAGGAGGGGCCAACGCGGGGCATACCGTGATCGTGGATGGGAAGAAGATCGTTTTCCATCTTTTGCCTTCAGGGATGCTTTATCCGGGGAAACTTTGTGTCATTGGCAACGGGGTCGTCTTCGAGCCCCAACAGTTTTTGAAAGAACTGGATGAACTGCGGGAGCAGAGGCAAGATCGTGCGCGTTTGGTCGTGAGCTCTCGCGCCCATGTGGTGATGCCCTATCACAAAATCCTCGACAAAGCTCAGGAGACTTTTCGGGGGAAAGGGCATAAAATTGGCACCACCGGCCGTGGGATCGGCCCTTGCTATGTGGATAAATACGCCCGCAGCGGCCTTCGCGTGGAGGACCTACTGGATAAGGATCACTTGCGGGAAAAACTGACTTTAATTTTGGAGGAAAAAAATCGGATTTTAACGAAACTTTACAACGAAAATCCGTTGCCTTTGAACGAGACTTTTACGCCGGCGTTGGAATGGGGCAAAGCTCTGGCGCCCTATGTCGGAGACGCCACAAGCCTTCTGCAAGAATCTGTCCGTAAGGGAAAACACGTCTTGTTGGAGGGAGCCCAGGCGACTTTACTGGACATTGATCATGGGACATATCCCTATGTCACGAGTTCCTCGACTTCCGCCGCTGGAGGGTTGACGGGAACGGGACTGCCGGTGTCGTGTATCGACCGGGTGGTTGCCGTCGTCAAGGCCTATACCACGCGAGTAGGGGAGGGCCCCATGCCCACGGAAGATAAAGGTGAGGTGGGGGAATCTTTGCGCGCTAAGGGCGGAGAATTTGGAGCTACCACGGGAAGACCGCGTCGCTGTGGTTGGCTGGACTTGGTGGGGGTACGTTATTCCATGTTACTGAACGGCGTCGACGCGATTGCCCTGACGAAACTGGATGTCTTGACCGGTCTGGACGAAATAAAAATCTGTACAGCCTATGATCTGAACGGAACAAGGACAGATGCCTTCAATGGTAGCGCTCATGTTCTGGAGGAATGTCGCCCGGTGTTTGAAACCCTACCGAGCTGGAGCGAGGATATCTCAGAGTGCGTCACCTTCGAGGCCTTGCCCGAAGCCGCGCGAAATTACGTCCTTTATATTGAAGAACGAGTGGGCGTGCCTATCAAATTGATCGGGGTCGGTCCAGACAGGAACCAGACGATCGATCGAGGACTTTAG